In Toxotes jaculatrix isolate fToxJac2 chromosome 20, fToxJac2.pri, whole genome shotgun sequence, the following proteins share a genomic window:
- the ppp1r3g gene encoding protein phosphatase 1 regulatory subunit 3G, which produces MSRSPVHTGGQSPGQCMENGLEAEEEDEEGDLDDEVDASQLERFMKDRRRAKSLPAYPAALLDGVNESNGRKRVKFADSMGLNLASVKHFSSLEEPQIPSKVLSRHKSFPPQQQDLLNDLCQNFKSNLGADRLLACFPELRETERRVQRLRVCLEKVTITQFDVRGQIRVLTGCADKEVGVRYTFNDWLSYVDAQALSEAVDQPGFVGERFSFTVYTPPFMDPSSAVHFAVYLKSEEGEFWDNNEGENYTLRYHCVPSTTPFVSAAFHAT; this is translated from the coding sequence ATGTCCCGCTCACCTGTCCACACCGGGGGACAGTCCCCGGGACAGTGCATGGAGAACGGCctggaggcggaggaggaggacgaggagggagATCTGGACGACGAGGTGGACGCTTCGCAGCTGGAGAGATTTAtgaaagacaggaggagagccAAGTCCCTGCCCGCCTACCCGGCCGCGCTCCTGGACGGCGTCAACGAGAGCAACGGGAGGAAGAGGGTGAAGTTCGCCGACTCCATGGGGCTGAACCTGGCCAGTGTGAAGCACTTCAGCTCGCTGGAGGAGCCGCAGATCCCAAGCAAAGTTCTGTCCAGGCACAAGAGCTTCCCGCCGCAGCAGCAGGACCTACTGAACGACCTGTGCCAGAACTTCAAGTCCAACCTGGGCGCAGACCGTCTGCTCGCCTGCTTCCCGGAGCTCCGGGAGACGGAGCGGAGAGTCCAGCGGCTCCGCGTCTGCCTGGAGAAGGTCACCATTACCCAGTTTGACGTGCGGGGGCAGATCCGGGTCTTAACAGGCTGCGCCGACAAAGAGGTCGGAGTGAGGTACACCTTCAACGACTGGCTGTCCTACGTGGACGCGCAGGCTCTGTCCGAGGCCGTGGATCAGCCGGGCTTTGTGGGCGAGCGGTTTAGCTTCACCGTGTACACGCCGCCCTTCATGGACCCCAGCTCGGCTGTGCACTTCGCCGTGTACCTAAAGAGCGAGGAGGGGGAATTCTGGGACAACAACGAGGGGGAGAACTACACCCTCAGGTACCACTGCGTACCCAGCACCACGCCCTTTGTCAGCGCCGCTTTCCACGCCACCTGA
- the LOC121200457 gene encoding LYR motif-containing protein 4 has product MKRSRSSVVCNTMAASTRAQVISLYRMMLKESSKFPSYNYRTYALRRVRDAFRANRKVEDPKTVERLMEEGQQTLALIQRQVSIGKMFETQKTVVE; this is encoded by the exons ATGAAACGGTCGCGGAGCAGCGTTGTTTGTAACACCATGGCGGCGTCCACACGAGCACAGGTGATTTCTCTGTACAGGATGATGCTGAAGGAGAGCAGCAAGTTCCCCTCGTACAACTACAG GACCTATGCACTGCGGCGGGTGCGTGATGCCTTCAGGGCCAACAGGAAAGTAGAGGATCCAAAAACTGTGGAGAGACTGATGGAGGAGGGACAGCAGACACTGGCACTGAtacagagacag GTCTCCATAGGGAAGATGTTCGAGACCCAGAAGACTGTGGTGGAGtaa